One window of the Allosaccharopolyspora coralli genome contains the following:
- a CDS encoding type II toxin-antitoxin system VapC family toxin, with amino-acid sequence MFSLLHRVWELRQNISAYDASYVALAEFLDCDLVTADARLARTPGTRCTVVPH; translated from the coding sequence ATGTTCTCCCTGCTCCACCGGGTGTGGGAACTCCGGCAGAACATCTCCGCCTACGACGCTTCCTACGTGGCCCTGGCCGAGTTCCTCGATTGCGATCTCGTCACCGCCGACGCAAGGCTCGCCCGCACTCCCGGCACCCGTTGCACCGTCGTACCCCACTGA
- the glpD gene encoding glycerol-3-phosphate dehydrogenase, whose translation MTTGNVRVDGGPIRPRRSLVSEAVNSPDPVRLSGRLSPAEHETSWQRLGREDFDVVVIGGGVTGAGAALDAATRGLRVALVEARDLAAGTSSRSSKLFHGGLRYLEQLEFSLVREALRERELMLTRLAPHLVKPVSFLYPLTKRLWERPYTAAGLLLYDTMGGARSVPGQKHLSRAGALRMVPALKRNALIGGVRYYDAQADDARHTMTVARTAARYGAVVRMSTQVTGFLQEADRVAGVKLRDAETGAETEVRAQAVVNATGVWTDELQRLSGSRGRFRVRASKGVHIVVPRDRIVAESGMILRTEKSVLFVIPWGSHWIVGTTDTDWNLDLAHPAATKHDIDYLLEHVNTVLATPLKHDDIEGVYAGLRPLLAGESDESSKLSREHAVAHVAPGLVAIAGGKYTTYRVMAADAIDAIGNDVSHRIAPSITDQVPLVGADGYHALVNQADQLATQHGLHPYRIRHLLDRYGSMIHEILALAQEDPELLKPVPNAQGYLMAEVAYAVSHEGALHLEDVLTRRTRISIEYPHRGVDCADPVARLMGRALGWNEERIRSEVDVYTARVEAERDSQSQPDDQAADAKRSAAPESRPEIIEPVS comes from the coding sequence ATGACCACCGGGAACGTGCGCGTCGATGGTGGACCGATCCGACCGAGGAGGTCGCTGGTGTCCGAAGCGGTGAACAGTCCCGACCCGGTGCGCCTGTCCGGCAGGCTCAGCCCGGCCGAGCACGAGACGAGTTGGCAGCGGCTCGGCCGTGAGGACTTCGACGTCGTCGTCATCGGTGGCGGCGTGACCGGTGCGGGGGCGGCACTGGACGCGGCGACCCGGGGTCTGCGGGTAGCGCTCGTCGAGGCGCGCGACCTCGCTGCGGGAACGTCGAGCCGGTCGAGCAAGCTGTTTCACGGTGGCTTGCGCTACCTCGAACAGCTGGAGTTCTCACTCGTTCGGGAGGCGCTGCGGGAGCGGGAGCTGATGCTGACCCGGCTCGCGCCGCACCTCGTGAAACCGGTGAGCTTCCTGTACCCGCTGACCAAACGGCTCTGGGAGCGGCCGTACACCGCCGCGGGGCTCTTGCTCTACGACACGATGGGCGGTGCCCGGTCGGTGCCGGGGCAGAAGCATCTCTCCCGTGCTGGGGCGCTGCGGATGGTTCCTGCGCTGAAGCGCAACGCGCTGATCGGCGGCGTCCGCTACTACGACGCCCAGGCCGACGATGCCCGCCACACCATGACCGTCGCCCGCACGGCCGCTCGCTACGGCGCGGTGGTTCGGATGTCCACGCAGGTCACCGGGTTCCTCCAGGAAGCCGACCGGGTCGCGGGGGTCAAGCTCCGCGACGCCGAGACCGGCGCCGAGACCGAGGTCCGCGCGCAGGCCGTGGTGAATGCGACCGGCGTGTGGACCGACGAGCTGCAACGGCTGTCGGGAAGTCGCGGCCGGTTCCGGGTGCGTGCCAGCAAAGGCGTGCACATCGTCGTGCCGCGCGACCGGATCGTGGCCGAGAGCGGCATGATCCTGCGCACCGAGAAATCGGTCCTGTTCGTCATTCCGTGGGGAAGTCACTGGATCGTGGGCACCACGGACACCGACTGGAACCTCGATCTCGCGCATCCCGCCGCGACCAAGCACGACATCGACTACCTGCTCGAACACGTCAACACCGTGCTCGCCACGCCGCTCAAGCACGACGACATCGAAGGCGTCTACGCGGGACTGCGGCCGCTGTTGGCGGGGGAGAGCGACGAGAGCTCGAAGCTCTCCCGCGAGCACGCGGTCGCGCACGTCGCGCCGGGGCTCGTGGCCATCGCCGGCGGCAAGTACACGACGTACCGGGTGATGGCCGCGGACGCGATCGACGCGATCGGCAACGACGTCTCGCACCGCATCGCACCGTCCATCACCGACCAGGTGCCGCTCGTCGGTGCCGACGGGTATCACGCGCTGGTCAACCAGGCCGACCAGCTCGCGACGCAGCACGGTCTGCACCCGTACCGGATCCGGCACCTTCTGGACCGGTACGGCTCGATGATCCACGAGATCCTGGCGCTGGCGCAGGAGGATCCGGAGCTGCTCAAACCCGTGCCGAACGCGCAGGGCTACCTGATGGCCGAGGTCGCGTACGCGGTGAGCCACGAAGGTGCGTTGCACCTCGAGGACGTGCTTACCCGGCGTACGCGGATCTCGATCGAGTACCCGCATCGAGGGGTGGACTGCGCGGACCCGGTGGCCCGGTTGATGGGACGTGCGCTCGGCTGGAACGAAGAACGCATCCGCTCCGAGGTCGACGTCTACACCGCGCGCGTCGAGGCGGAACGGGATTCGCAGTCCCAGCCGGACGATCAGGCGGCGGACGCGAAGCGTTCGGCCGCCCCGGAGTCACGTCCGGAGATCATCGAACCCGTGAGCTGA
- a CDS encoding DeoR/GlpR family DNA-binding transcription regulator, whose amino-acid sequence MARRRTKATRRPSDKQQDRRRRITELVMAEGTLHIDDLVSTVGASAMTVYRDLADLESQGLVHRNRGQVSAASSLLYEAASEYRMQQNVAEKQELAEAALDLVEPGHALVLDDSTTGVHLAKRLPEKAPLTVVTNHRGVFGELADKQGVHLIGIGGDFLPWADAFVGGVALDAVRAIRVDLAVMSVSAVTDGVCCYPHQEMVQLKKAMVESASSSVLYVDHTKFHRRALHAVAPAEDFDIVLVDSRTAQADVDVLRSRGADVRAPRATATSAARAPRGRPS is encoded by the coding sequence ATGGCACGACGGCGAACGAAAGCCACCCGTCGGCCCTCTGACAAGCAGCAGGACCGCAGACGGCGGATCACCGAGCTCGTCATGGCCGAGGGCACGCTGCACATCGACGATCTCGTCTCCACCGTCGGCGCGAGCGCGATGACGGTGTACCGCGATTTGGCCGATCTCGAGTCACAAGGGCTCGTACACCGCAACCGCGGCCAGGTCTCGGCCGCGTCGTCGTTGCTCTACGAAGCCGCGTCCGAGTACCGGATGCAGCAGAACGTCGCGGAGAAACAGGAGCTGGCCGAGGCGGCGCTCGACCTGGTCGAACCGGGTCACGCACTGGTGCTCGACGACTCGACCACCGGCGTGCACCTGGCGAAGCGGTTGCCGGAGAAGGCGCCGTTGACGGTCGTCACCAACCACCGGGGCGTGTTCGGTGAGCTCGCGGACAAGCAGGGCGTGCACCTCATCGGGATCGGAGGCGACTTCCTGCCGTGGGCGGACGCCTTCGTCGGCGGAGTCGCGCTCGACGCGGTGCGAGCGATCCGCGTCGACCTCGCCGTGATGTCCGTGTCGGCCGTGACCGACGGCGTCTGCTGCTACCCGCACCAGGAGATGGTGCAGCTGAAAAAGGCGATGGTGGAGTCCGCGAGCAGCAGCGTGCTCTACGTCGATCACACGAAGTTCCACAGGCGGGCGTTGCACGCGGTCGCTCCCGCCGAGGACTTCGACATCGTCCTCGTCGACTCGCGTACCGCGCAGGCCGACGTCGACGTGCTGCGCTCGCGCGGCGCCGACGTCCGCGCGCCGCGAGCGACGGCGACAAGTGCGGCGCGCGCACCGCGTGGCCGTCCGTCATGA
- a CDS encoding MIP/aquaporin family protein: MSLWEIFFSELVGTFMLTLLGCGVVANVTLRDTLGNSGGWLLINFGWGIAVFIGASIAAPSGAHINPAVTVGLAANGQVEWAQTPVYFLAQVIGGCLGGIACWAAYKLQFDQNPDNANTRGIFCTGPTIRNAPWNVVTEFIGTFVLVLWIVLNPGIQTTAGGEIEFNNSALGYAAVMFVVVGIGNSLGGPTGYAINPARDLGPRIAYAILPIPGKGSAEWDYAWIPIVGPLLGGLVAGLLGLALPSI; the protein is encoded by the coding sequence ATGAGCTTGTGGGAGATCTTCTTCTCGGAACTGGTGGGCACGTTCATGCTGACCCTGCTCGGGTGCGGCGTCGTGGCCAACGTGACTCTGCGCGACACCCTCGGCAACAGCGGCGGCTGGCTACTGATCAACTTCGGCTGGGGCATCGCCGTCTTCATCGGTGCGAGCATCGCCGCGCCCAGTGGCGCGCACATCAACCCGGCGGTCACCGTCGGCCTGGCCGCCAACGGTCAGGTCGAATGGGCGCAGACGCCGGTCTACTTCCTCGCACAGGTCATCGGCGGTTGCCTCGGCGGTATCGCCTGCTGGGCGGCCTACAAGCTCCAGTTCGACCAGAATCCCGACAACGCGAACACGCGCGGGATCTTCTGTACCGGCCCGACGATCCGCAACGCGCCGTGGAACGTCGTCACCGAGTTCATCGGCACCTTCGTGCTGGTGCTCTGGATCGTGCTGAACCCGGGGATCCAGACCACCGCGGGCGGCGAGATCGAGTTCAACAACAGCGCGCTCGGGTACGCGGCCGTGATGTTCGTCGTGGTCGGTATCGGTAACTCGCTCGGTGGCCCCACCGGCTACGCCATCAACCCGGCCCGCGACCTCGGTCCCCGCATCGCCTACGCGATCCTGCCGATCCCCGGAAAGGGCTCGGCAGAATGGGACTACGCGTGGATTCCCATCGTCGGCCCGTTGCTCGGCGGGCTCGTCGCCGGCCTGCTCGGGCTCGCGCTGCCGTCGATCTGA